From the genome of Solidesulfovibrio carbinolicus, one region includes:
- a CDS encoding glutaminyl-peptide cyclotransferase: protein MSWIIKRLAPGGAAIWAFLIFLPVLSDAAPVLPVVVKARLPHDPSAFTQGLVYRDGVFYESTGLYGRSSLRRVDPATGQVLARRELPRELFGEGLALSGGSLYQLTWREGRVLLADPSDLSPRGELALPTEGWGACALDGRLVVSDGSDQLFFYDPKTMAALGSVAVTDDGRPVSRLNELETVAGRIWANVWGDNRIAVIDPATGRVAAWLDCSGLRPGTVAVDFVNVLNGIAHDPATGRVWVTGKRWPELYEIAVPGLPTGGAPLSGLGGGAKP from the coding sequence ATGTCCTGGATTATTAAACGGCTGGCTCCTGGCGGGGCGGCCATATGGGCCTTCCTCATATTCTTGCCGGTCTTGTCCGACGCTGCCCCGGTGCTGCCTGTTGTGGTCAAGGCCCGGCTGCCCCATGATCCGAGCGCCTTCACCCAGGGCCTTGTCTACCGTGACGGCGTGTTTTACGAGAGCACCGGACTCTACGGCCGTTCCAGCCTGCGCCGGGTCGATCCGGCCACGGGACAGGTCCTTGCCCGGCGCGAACTGCCTCGCGAGCTTTTCGGCGAGGGCTTGGCTCTGAGCGGCGGTTCCCTGTACCAACTCACCTGGCGGGAAGGGCGAGTGCTTCTGGCCGATCCCTCCGATCTCTCGCCTCGGGGCGAGCTGGCCCTGCCCACCGAAGGCTGGGGGGCCTGCGCCCTGGACGGCCGGCTCGTGGTCAGCGACGGCTCGGACCAGCTGTTTTTTTACGATCCCAAGACCATGGCCGCCCTGGGATCGGTCGCCGTCACCGACGATGGCCGGCCCGTTTCCCGGCTCAACGAACTGGAAACCGTGGCCGGCCGCATCTGGGCCAACGTCTGGGGCGACAACCGTATCGCCGTCATCGATCCGGCCACGGGGCGGGTCGCGGCCTGGTTGGACTGCTCGGGGCTGCGTCCGGGAACGGTGGCCGTGGATTTCGTGAACGTGCTTAACGGCATTGCCCACGATCCGGCCACGGGCCGGGTCTGGGTCACGGGTAAGCGTTGGCCCGAACTGTATGAAATCGCCGTGCCGGGACTGCCCACGGGCGGGGCTCCCCTGTCGGGGCTTGGCGGCGGAGCAAAACCATGA
- a CDS encoding response regulator, which produces MKNKQYDDDVREFIALQNGVFLVVSTDAVFNKNLRSTLLRHLTIKDECVHNIAVTEQIPKYIKQLRAKNHKVVVFIERELNGRNTSDVIRYLKNDYSSDLYVVVLTTEVERDKLVLLHELGADNIITKPISADTLIEKIAFTVKPRGQIGELMDQGRQCLEMGDALEAAKIAKQVLEAKANSPSGLLLMGDALRALGKKDEALRAYTQAEKGARLFLDPLKKIAELHHEEGNTTEELKFLERLDKLSPLNVERKVDIGAGYVKLGEPEKAKAAFDMAVRIATKEALDAVSRVTQSIAARCMESAPELSEQYLRQSLNTRKNMLDRSDIETFNRLGLMLRRQGKWQEAITEYRKALKISPDDPGLYYNISMAYTEGRQYIEAYQFLDRALSLNPEIWKNGEAVCYNIATVYRRYGKKDPAVDYLKKALEINPGYEKAKALLLEMGAGR; this is translated from the coding sequence ATGAAAAACAAGCAGTATGACGATGACGTACGTGAATTTATCGCCCTGCAAAATGGCGTGTTTCTCGTTGTCAGCACCGATGCCGTCTTCAACAAAAATCTGCGCAGCACCCTGCTTCGCCATCTCACCATCAAAGACGAGTGCGTCCACAACATTGCCGTCACCGAACAAATTCCCAAATATATCAAACAGCTGCGCGCTAAAAACCACAAAGTCGTCGTCTTCATCGAACGTGAATTAAACGGCCGCAACACGTCCGACGTCATCCGCTACCTGAAAAACGATTACTCCAGCGACCTCTACGTCGTGGTCCTGACCACCGAGGTCGAGCGGGACAAGCTGGTCCTGCTTCATGAACTTGGCGCGGATAACATCATCACCAAGCCCATTTCAGCCGATACGCTCATTGAAAAAATCGCTTTCACGGTCAAACCCCGGGGCCAGATCGGCGAACTCATGGACCAGGGCCGGCAATGCCTGGAAATGGGCGACGCCCTGGAAGCGGCCAAGATCGCCAAGCAGGTGCTTGAAGCCAAGGCCAACAGCCCTTCGGGCCTGCTCCTCATGGGCGACGCGTTGCGGGCGCTTGGCAAGAAGGACGAGGCCCTTCGGGCCTACACCCAGGCCGAAAAGGGCGCGCGCCTGTTTCTTGATCCCCTCAAGAAGATCGCCGAACTCCACCACGAGGAAGGCAACACCACCGAGGAACTCAAGTTCCTGGAACGTCTGGACAAGCTCTCGCCGCTCAATGTCGAGCGCAAGGTCGATATCGGCGCGGGCTACGTCAAGCTCGGCGAACCCGAAAAAGCCAAGGCGGCCTTTGACATGGCCGTGCGCATCGCCACCAAGGAAGCCCTGGACGCCGTCAGCCGGGTCACCCAGTCCATCGCCGCTCGCTGCATGGAATCCGCTCCCGAACTGTCCGAGCAGTACCTGCGCCAATCGCTTAATACCCGCAAGAACATGCTCGACCGTTCGGACATCGAGACCTTCAACCGCCTGGGGCTGATGCTGCGACGCCAGGGCAAGTGGCAGGAAGCCATTACGGAATACCGCAAGGCCCTCAAGATTTCCCCCGATGACCCGGGGCTTTATTACAACATCTCGATGGCTTACACCGAGGGCCGCCAGTACATCGAAGCCTACCAGTTCCTGGACCGGGCCTTGTCGCTCAATCCGGAAATCTGGAAAAACGGCGAAGCCGTGTGCTACAACATCGCTACCGTCTACCGTCGCTACGGCAAGAAAGACCCGGCCGTTGATTATCTGAAAAAAGCCCTGGAAATCAATCCGGGCTACGAAAAAGCCAAGGCCCTGCTGTTGGAAATGGGAGCCGGGCGCTAA
- a CDS encoding phenylacetate--CoA ligase family protein has protein sequence MIFDMDTETLPREELEALQLKRLQSLCERVYANVAFYRRAFDEAGIKPGDVKSLADLRYLPFTEKQDMRNHYPFGLFAVPKDNVVRIHASSGTTGRATVVGYTQRDVNNWATMMARSFMAAGASRRDIIHVAYGYGLFTGGLGAHYGAERLGATTIPMSGGSTRRQVMLLRDFGATVLCCTPSYSLVLYEAALESGIDFKELPLRVGVFGAEPWTDEMRRDIEQKMGIKAIDIYGLSEIMGPGVGIECIEAQNGAHLQEDHFLCEVIDPVTKEPVGPGEAGELVITTLTKEAQPLIRYRTRDITRLVKTPCKCGRTFARMQRVQGRSDDMLIIRGVNVFPSQIESILLETEGLTPHYQLVVRREGNLDTLSVQVEVDEKIFSDEIKGLQRLENKIQKNIKEFLGVTTQVKLVEPRGIQRSEGKAKRILDLRNEGK, from the coding sequence ATGATTTTCGACATGGATACCGAAACCCTGCCCCGCGAGGAACTCGAAGCCCTGCAGCTCAAACGGCTGCAAAGCCTGTGCGAGCGGGTCTACGCCAACGTCGCCTTCTACCGCCGGGCCTTTGACGAAGCCGGCATCAAGCCCGGCGACGTGAAAAGCCTGGCCGACCTGCGCTACCTGCCGTTTACCGAAAAGCAGGACATGCGCAACCACTATCCCTTCGGGCTTTTTGCCGTGCCCAAGGACAACGTGGTGCGCATCCACGCCTCTTCCGGCACCACCGGCCGGGCCACCGTTGTCGGCTACACCCAGCGCGACGTGAACAACTGGGCCACCATGATGGCCCGTTCGTTCATGGCCGCCGGGGCATCGCGCCGCGATATCATCCACGTGGCCTACGGCTACGGCCTTTTCACCGGTGGACTCGGCGCCCACTACGGAGCCGAACGCCTGGGCGCCACCACCATCCCCATGTCCGGCGGCAGCACCCGCCGCCAGGTCATGCTGCTGCGCGACTTCGGGGCCACGGTCCTGTGCTGCACGCCCTCCTACAGCCTGGTGCTCTACGAGGCCGCCCTGGAATCCGGCATCGATTTCAAGGAGCTGCCCCTGCGCGTGGGCGTGTTCGGAGCCGAGCCCTGGACCGACGAGATGCGCCGTGACATCGAACAAAAAATGGGCATCAAGGCCATCGACATCTACGGCCTGTCCGAGATCATGGGACCGGGCGTGGGCATCGAGTGCATCGAGGCCCAAAACGGGGCCCACCTCCAGGAAGACCATTTCCTGTGCGAGGTCATCGACCCCGTGACCAAGGAGCCGGTTGGGCCGGGCGAGGCCGGCGAACTGGTCATCACCACGCTGACCAAGGAAGCCCAGCCGCTCATCCGCTACCGCACCCGCGACATCACCCGGCTGGTCAAGACCCCCTGCAAGTGCGGCCGCACTTTTGCCCGGATGCAGCGCGTCCAGGGCCGCAGCGACGACATGCTCATCATTCGCGGGGTCAACGTGTTCCCCTCCCAGATCGAGAGCATCCTGCTCGAAACCGAGGGCCTCACCCCGCATTACCAGCTGGTGGTGCGCCGTGAGGGCAATCTTGATACGCTCTCCGTACAGGTCGAGGTCGACGAGAAGATCTTCTCCGACGAGATCAAGGGCCTGCAGCGCCTGGAAAACAAGATCCAGAAGAACATCAAGGAATTCCTGGGTGTGACCACCCAGGTCAAGCTGGTCGAGCCGCGGGGCATCCAGCGCTCCGAAGGCAAGGCCAAGCGCATCCTCGACCTGCGCAACGAGGGCAAGTAG
- a CDS encoding response regulator has protein sequence MLESLIHETDALETLTGDALLLVDRDGIILHATALASIFYGLPAPQLTGLPLGLALNDQAAREICLPATGRPALVRWENLTEHGLCLRRVLLRDLTPLRTAKVKLDEAREAAKAGERAKSHFLANITHEIRTPMIGILGMTELAMATELSPKQREYLEMARHSAQSLLTVLNDIVDYARIETGAFELARTPFSLRETVEEVISVFRPLAAKKGLSLTYRSIGAVPQTLVGDPSRLRQVLINLVGNAVKFTDAGSVILAVARIGGGQANDQARLRFEVRDTGIGIPGDKIKAIFDSFTQADVSPARRYQGAGLGLAIVRQLVEMMQGSYNVASEEGKGSVFTIEADFSLPVSLESLRPAREPAAPATARPLTVLLAEDNPINQIYVQELLEMDGHEVVVAHTGRRALEALRKKRFDAVLMDIQMPEMDGIEATRAIRSDASGDFDPAIPIVALTAHALKGDRETFLRAGMNEYLSKPVSPADLEAALGRVTGAAPASEQPQDAPAQPAGQILDWTELLAKARGNTGFLMKLFGAFVAEQPGNLAAMQSALDEKDLPHLAFLAHSLKGAAATMCAPALRDASHELERAARAGDQPRAAEALDVLARNLETVLAAMRAKLSAD, from the coding sequence ATGCTTGAAAGCCTCATCCACGAAACCGACGCTCTGGAAACCCTCACCGGCGACGCCTTGTTGCTGGTGGACCGCGACGGCATCATCCTGCACGCCACGGCCCTGGCTTCGATTTTTTACGGCCTGCCGGCCCCCCAGCTCACCGGCCTGCCCCTGGGCCTTGCCCTCAATGACCAGGCAGCCCGGGAAATCTGTCTGCCCGCCACAGGCCGCCCGGCCCTGGTGCGCTGGGAAAACTTGACCGAACACGGCCTTTGCCTGCGCCGGGTGTTGCTGCGCGACCTCACCCCCCTGCGCACCGCCAAGGTCAAGCTCGACGAAGCCCGCGAGGCGGCCAAGGCTGGAGAGCGGGCCAAAAGCCATTTCCTGGCCAACATCACCCACGAGATTCGCACGCCCATGATCGGCATCCTGGGCATGACCGAGTTGGCCATGGCCACGGAACTCTCGCCCAAGCAGCGGGAATATCTGGAGATGGCTCGCCATTCGGCCCAGTCTCTTTTAACCGTCCTCAACGATATCGTGGACTACGCCCGCATTGAGACCGGGGCCTTCGAACTGGCCCGCACGCCTTTTTCCCTGCGCGAGACCGTGGAAGAGGTCATCAGCGTCTTTCGCCCCCTGGCCGCCAAAAAAGGCTTGTCGCTCACCTACCGCAGCATCGGGGCCGTGCCCCAGACCCTGGTCGGCGACCCCAGCCGGCTGCGCCAGGTGCTCATCAACCTCGTTGGCAACGCGGTCAAATTCACCGACGCCGGCAGCGTGATCCTGGCCGTGGCCCGCATCGGGGGCGGCCAGGCCAATGATCAGGCCCGGCTGCGCTTCGAGGTGCGCGACACCGGCATCGGCATCCCCGGCGACAAGATCAAGGCGATTTTCGACAGCTTCACCCAGGCCGACGTGTCGCCCGCCCGCCGCTACCAGGGGGCGGGGCTGGGGCTGGCCATCGTGCGCCAGCTCGTGGAAATGATGCAGGGTTCCTACAACGTCGCCAGCGAGGAAGGCAAAGGGAGCGTTTTCACCATCGAGGCCGATTTCAGCCTGCCCGTCAGCCTGGAATCCCTGCGCCCGGCCCGGGAACCGGCCGCGCCGGCCACGGCCCGGCCACTGACGGTCCTTTTGGCCGAGGACAATCCCATCAATCAGATTTACGTGCAGGAACTGCTGGAAATGGACGGCCACGAGGTGGTGGTGGCCCACACCGGCCGGCGGGCGTTGGAGGCGCTGCGCAAAAAACGCTTCGATGCCGTGCTCATGGACATCCAGATGCCCGAAATGGACGGCATCGAGGCCACCCGGGCCATCAGGAGCGATGCAAGCGGCGACTTCGATCCGGCCATCCCCATCGTGGCCCTGACCGCCCATGCCCTCAAGGGCGACCGGGAGACGTTTCTGCGGGCCGGCATGAACGAGTACTTAAGCAAGCCCGTCAGCCCCGCCGACCTGGAAGCGGCCCTTGGCCGGGTCACCGGAGCCGCGCCGGCATCCGAACAGCCCCAGGACGCCCCGGCCCAACCGGCCGGCCAGATCCTCGACTGGACCGAGCTTCTGGCCAAGGCCCGGGGCAACACCGGCTTTCTCATGAAGCTTTTCGGGGCCTTCGTGGCCGAACAGCCCGGCAATTTGGCCGCCATGCAAAGCGCCCTGGACGAAAAAGACTTGCCCCATCTGGCCTTCCTGGCCCATTCGCTGAAAGGCGCGGCCGCCACCATGTGCGCCCCGGCCCTGCGCGACGCCAGCCATGAGCTGGAACGGGCCGCCAGGGCCGGAGACCAGCCTCGTGCCGCCGAGGCCCTGGACGTCCTGGCCCGGAACCTGGAGACGGTGCTGGCCGCCATGCGCGCCAAGCTTTCGGCGGACTAA
- the panB gene encoding 3-methyl-2-oxobutanoate hydroxymethyltransferase, whose product MPRTTAPDVAAAKGVRKIVMLAAYDFTSARLAEAAGVDVILVGDSLAMVVLGHDDTLSVTMEEMLHHVRAVARGAGSALVVADMPFMSYQASVEMAVTNAGRFLKEGRAGAVKVEGGRAIAPQVRAMVAAGIPVLGHVGLTPQHVAALGGFKVQSKTAQAAAELLADAMALAEAGCFAVVLECIPAPVAAAVTRVVPIPTIGIGAGPDCDGQVLVFHDVLGLYDRIRPRFVKQFGELGEQAVAALTGYAEAVRNSDFPGEEHSFSMAPEAQTAFEALLTPDGGAKDGH is encoded by the coding sequence ATGCCGCGCACCACCGCCCCCGATGTCGCCGCCGCCAAGGGCGTTCGCAAGATCGTCATGCTGGCCGCCTATGATTTCACCTCGGCCCGGCTGGCCGAAGCGGCCGGCGTGGACGTGATTCTTGTGGGCGATTCCCTGGCCATGGTGGTCCTTGGCCACGACGACACGCTCTCGGTCACCATGGAAGAGATGCTCCACCACGTCCGGGCCGTGGCCCGAGGGGCCGGGAGCGCCCTGGTGGTGGCGGACATGCCCTTTATGTCGTACCAAGCGTCTGTGGAGATGGCCGTGACCAATGCCGGGCGCTTTCTCAAGGAAGGCCGGGCCGGCGCAGTCAAGGTCGAGGGCGGGCGCGCGATTGCGCCCCAGGTGCGGGCCATGGTCGCCGCTGGCATCCCGGTGCTGGGGCATGTGGGCCTGACCCCCCAGCATGTGGCCGCCCTTGGCGGATTCAAGGTCCAGTCCAAGACGGCCCAGGCCGCAGCCGAACTGCTCGCCGACGCCATGGCCCTGGCCGAGGCCGGCTGCTTCGCCGTTGTGCTGGAGTGCATCCCCGCGCCCGTGGCCGCCGCCGTGACCCGGGTCGTGCCCATCCCCACCATTGGCATCGGCGCCGGGCCGGACTGCGACGGACAAGTGCTGGTCTTCCATGACGTGCTGGGACTTTACGACCGTATCCGTCCGCGTTTCGTCAAGCAATTCGGCGAATTGGGCGAACAGGCCGTAGCGGCGTTGACGGGCTACGCCGAGGCGGTTAGAAATTCGGATTTTCCGGGGGAGGAACACAGTTTTTCCATGGCGCCCGAAGCCCAGACCGCTTTCGAGGCACTTCTCACGCCGGATGGGGGCGCTAAAGACGGGCATTGA
- the lgt gene encoding prolipoprotein diacylglyceryl transferase, whose amino-acid sequence MFVHPQFDPVAVNLGPLSVRWYGLMYLIGFAAAWLLGRYRASRPGSGWTPLQVDDLVTYMVLGVVVGGRLGYMLFYDLPAFLANPLSLVQVWQGGMSFHGGFLGVLAVVWFFGRKTGKGFWGVADFTAPLAPFGIFAGRIGNFINGELWGKATDLPWGVVFPDPRAGGVPRHPSQLYEALLEGAALFLIVWFYSGKKRQSGAVSGVFCVCYGLFRFAVEFVRLPDPQLGYLAFGWLTMGQLLSLPVIVFGLWLLARPAPARAA is encoded by the coding sequence ATGTTCGTGCATCCCCAGTTCGATCCCGTGGCCGTCAACCTCGGCCCCCTATCCGTCCGCTGGTACGGCCTCATGTACTTGATCGGCTTCGCCGCGGCCTGGCTGCTCGGGCGTTATCGGGCCTCGCGCCCGGGATCGGGCTGGACGCCGCTTCAAGTGGACGATCTCGTCACCTACATGGTTCTTGGCGTGGTCGTGGGCGGTCGGCTGGGCTACATGCTGTTCTACGATCTGCCGGCTTTCCTAGCCAATCCCCTGAGCCTGGTCCAGGTCTGGCAAGGGGGAATGTCCTTTCACGGCGGCTTTCTCGGCGTGCTGGCGGTGGTGTGGTTTTTCGGCCGGAAAACCGGCAAGGGTTTTTGGGGCGTGGCCGACTTCACCGCACCCCTGGCCCCTTTCGGCATTTTTGCCGGCCGCATCGGCAATTTCATCAACGGCGAACTGTGGGGCAAGGCCACTGACCTGCCCTGGGGTGTGGTATTCCCCGATCCTCGGGCCGGGGGCGTGCCGCGCCATCCCTCCCAGCTCTACGAAGCGCTGCTGGAAGGCGCGGCCCTGTTCCTCATCGTCTGGTTCTACTCCGGCAAAAAGCGCCAATCCGGCGCGGTCAGCGGCGTGTTTTGCGTGTGTTACGGCCTGTTCCGCTTCGCCGTGGAGTTCGTGCGCCTACCCGATCCCCAGCTTGGCTACCTGGCCTTCGGCTGGCTGACCATGGGGCAGCTGTTGAGCCTTCCGGTCATTGTTTTCGGGTTGTGGCTCCTCGCCCGTCCGGCTCCCGCCCGGGCGGCTTGA
- a CDS encoding TrmH family RNA methyltransferase: protein MRDCITERRVRRIEEVLARRQTDLALVINNIHDPHNVSAILRSCDAFGIHRVHLLYTDTAFPALGKKSSGSAKKWVETVRHKDAASLAAVLKGQGFRLVATSFTETAVPLQKWDLTTKTAIILGNEHSGVDEDLAPHVDGALYIPMMGMVQSLNVSVAAAVILYEGFRQLEAAGRYGAPCIESEEMARLVKLWCSK, encoded by the coding sequence ATGCGCGACTGCATCACCGAGCGCCGGGTTAGGCGCATTGAGGAAGTCCTGGCCAGGCGTCAGACCGATCTGGCCCTGGTCATCAACAACATTCACGATCCCCACAACGTGTCGGCGATCCTTCGAAGCTGCGACGCGTTTGGCATCCACCGGGTGCATCTGCTCTACACCGACACGGCCTTTCCGGCGTTGGGCAAAAAGTCCTCGGGGTCGGCCAAAAAGTGGGTGGAGACCGTGCGCCACAAGGACGCCGCCTCCCTGGCCGCAGTGCTCAAAGGCCAAGGCTTTCGGCTTGTGGCCACGAGCTTCACCGAGACGGCCGTGCCCTTGCAGAAGTGGGATCTCACCACGAAAACGGCCATCATTTTGGGCAACGAGCACAGCGGGGTGGACGAGGATCTGGCCCCCCACGTGGACGGAGCGCTCTATATCCCCATGATGGGCATGGTGCAAAGCCTAAACGTGTCCGTGGCTGCGGCGGTCATTCTCTACGAGGGCTTCCGGCAGCTCGAAGCCGCCGGCCGCTACGGCGCGCCCTGCATCGAATCCGAGGAAATGGCCCGCCTGGTCAAGCTGTGGTGCAGCAAATAA
- a CDS encoding ACT domain-containing protein, whose product MKAEQISIFLENRAGRLEEVTRVLAEAGISIRALSLADTSDFGILRLIVSDHEKAKAALKENGFTVGRNAVVAVEVSDKPGGLHAILSLLCSGGVNVEYMYAFVHQCERSAVIIFRFDRTDQAIELLQKNNITIIPGEKLYSI is encoded by the coding sequence ATGAAAGCCGAACAGATTTCCATTTTCCTGGAGAACCGGGCCGGCCGCCTGGAAGAAGTGACCCGGGTCCTGGCCGAGGCCGGCATCAGCATCCGCGCCCTGTCCCTGGCCGACACCTCGGACTTCGGCATCCTGCGCCTCATCGTCAGCGACCACGAAAAAGCCAAGGCGGCGCTCAAGGAAAACGGCTTCACCGTGGGCAGAAACGCCGTGGTGGCCGTGGAGGTTTCGGACAAGCCCGGCGGCCTGCACGCCATCCTGAGCCTTTTGTGCTCGGGCGGGGTCAACGTGGAATATATGTACGCCTTCGTGCACCAGTGCGAGCGCTCGGCGGTCATCATCTTCCGCTTCGACCGCACTGATCAGGCCATCGAGCTGTTGCAGAAAAACAACATCACCATCATTCCCGGCGAAAAGCTCTACAGCATCTAA
- a CDS encoding RtcB family protein — translation MARLIPINTFTWELPQTGTMRVPAVFYGDKAAAKALEADVIRQLANVASLPGVVGPVVALPDAHPGFGFPIGCVAAFDPEAGGVVSAGGVGFDIACGVRTLLTDLSVEDVAPARDRIADALFARVPCGVGQGGALRLSDKDMDRMLRGGGAWAVGQGYGEAADLTRCEEGGTMAGADPGQVSAMAKDRQRDELGSLGSGNHYLEVQWVEDILDRASADAYGLRPGQVVVSIHCGSRGLGHQVATDHMAAMRRAAPGHGIALPDPDLACAPIASAEGQAYLGAMRAAVNCALAGRQVITHLVREVFGELFPGCRLPLLFDVSHNTCKAERHAVSGRPRTLYVHRKGATRAYGPGQADLPDFCRNVGQPVIIGGSMGTASYVLAGGARAGELSFASACHGAGRAMGRKQAAKSFPSRKVLAELERVGVVLRAKSFKGIGEEAPGAYKDIDAAAAAAQALGLAVKTARLRPLACIKG, via the coding sequence ATGGCACGCCTGATCCCCATTAACACCTTTACCTGGGAGCTGCCCCAAACCGGAACCATGCGGGTTCCGGCCGTCTTTTACGGCGACAAGGCGGCGGCCAAGGCCCTGGAGGCCGACGTTATCAGGCAGCTCGCCAACGTCGCCAGCCTGCCCGGCGTGGTCGGACCGGTGGTCGCCCTGCCCGACGCCCATCCCGGCTTCGGCTTTCCCATCGGCTGCGTGGCCGCCTTCGATCCCGAGGCCGGCGGCGTGGTCTCGGCCGGCGGCGTGGGCTTCGACATCGCCTGCGGCGTGCGCACCCTGCTGACCGATCTCTCGGTGGAGGATGTCGCCCCGGCGCGCGACCGGATCGCCGACGCGCTTTTTGCCCGCGTGCCCTGCGGCGTGGGCCAGGGCGGCGCGCTGCGTCTCTCCGACAAGGACATGGACCGGATGCTGCGCGGCGGCGGGGCCTGGGCCGTTGGCCAGGGCTACGGCGAGGCGGCCGACTTGACCCGCTGCGAGGAAGGCGGGACCATGGCCGGGGCCGACCCGGGGCAGGTCTCGGCCATGGCCAAGGATCGCCAGCGCGACGAACTCGGCAGCCTGGGTTCGGGCAACCATTATCTCGAAGTGCAGTGGGTGGAAGACATCCTCGACCGGGCCTCGGCCGATGCGTATGGCCTGCGCCCGGGCCAGGTCGTGGTCTCGATCCACTGCGGTTCCCGGGGCCTGGGACATCAGGTCGCAACCGACCACATGGCCGCCATGCGCCGGGCCGCGCCCGGCCACGGCATCGCCCTGCCCGACCCGGACCTGGCCTGCGCCCCGATAGCTTCGGCCGAAGGCCAAGCCTATCTCGGAGCCATGCGCGCCGCCGTCAACTGCGCCCTGGCCGGCCGGCAGGTCATCACCCACCTCGTGCGCGAGGTCTTTGGCGAACTGTTTCCCGGCTGCCGACTGCCGCTGTTGTTCGACGTCTCCCACAACACCTGCAAGGCCGAGCGCCACGCCGTAAGCGGCCGGCCCCGCACGCTCTACGTCCACCGCAAGGGCGCGACCCGGGCCTACGGCCCGGGACAAGCGGACCTGCCCGATTTTTGCCGCAACGTCGGCCAGCCGGTCATCATCGGCGGCAGCATGGGCACGGCCTCCTACGTGCTGGCCGGGGGAGCCAGGGCGGGGGAATTGTCCTTCGCCTCGGCCTGCCACGGGGCCGGCCGGGCCATGGGGCGCAAGCAGGCCGCCAAGAGCTTTCCGTCCCGGAAGGTGCTGGCCGAACTTGAGCGCGTCGGCGTGGTCCTTCGGGCCAAAAGCTTCAAGGGGATTGGCGAAGAGGCTCCGGGAGCCTACAAGGATATCGATGCGGCCGCCGCCGCCGCCCAGGCCCTGGGCCTGGCCGTCAAAACCGCCAGGCTTCGTCCCCTGGCCTGCATCAAGGGGTGA